A window of the Cucurbita pepo subsp. pepo cultivar mu-cu-16 chromosome LG01, ASM280686v2, whole genome shotgun sequence genome harbors these coding sequences:
- the LOC111808545 gene encoding glutamate--glyoxylate aminotransferase 2, protein MSRKALDYESINENVKKAQYAVRGELYLRASELQNEGKKIIFTNVGNPHALGQKPLTFPRQVVALCQAPFLLEDPNVGLLFPADAIARAKHYLSLTPGGLGAYSDSRGIPAIRKEVADFIGRRDGYPSDPELIYLTDGASKGVMQILNTIIRGEGDGILVPVPQYPLYSATIALFGGSLVPYYLEETANWGLDINDLRQSVAQARSKGINVRAMVIINPGNPTGQCLSEANLIEILKFCFQENLVLLGDEVYQQNVYQDERPFISSRKVLLDMGPPISKELQLISFHTVSKGYWGECGQRGGYFEMTNIPPKTVDEIYKIASISLSPNVPAQIFMGLMVNPPKPGDISYDQYIRESKGILESLRRRARIMTDGFNSCRNVICNFTEGAMYSFPQIRLPPRAIEAAKKLGKMPDVFYCLKLLEATGISTVPGSGFGQKEGVFHLRTTILPAEEDMPEIMASFKKFNDSFMEEHEDHRGYSRM, encoded by the exons ATGTCACGTAAGGCACTCGACTACGAGTCGATTAATGAAAACGTGAAAAAAGCTCAGTATGCTGTCAGAGGAGAACTATATCTGCGGGCTTCTGAGCTTCAGAATGAAGGGAAAAAG ATTATTTTCACAAATGTTGGGAATCCTCATGCTCTTGGACAGAAGCCATTGACTTTTCCACGACAG GTTGTCGCTCTTTGCCAAGCTCCCTTTCTCTTGGAAGATCCTAATGTGGGATTATTATTTCCTGCTGATGCTATTGCAAGAGCCAAACATTACCTCTCATTGACTCCCGGGGGCCTAG GCGCGTACAGCGATTCCCGAGGAATTCCTGCGATTCGGAAGGAAGTAGCAGACTTTATAGGAAGGCGAGATGGCTATCCAAG CGATCCAGAACTCATATACCTCACTGATGGCGCTAGTAAAGGCGTAATGCAGATATTGAATACTATTATCCGTGGTGAAGGGGATGGG ATTCTGGTCCCGGTTCCACAATACCCTCTTTACTCGGCCACAATAGCACTGTTTGGGGGCTCTCTTGTTCCATACTACCTAGAAGAGACTGCAAATTGGGGTCTTGACATTAATGACCTTCGCCAGTCAGTTGCTCAGGCTCGCTCCAAAGGAATTAAC GTAAGAGCTATGGTGATCATAAATCCTGGCAACCCCACTGGTCAATGCCTTAGTGAAGCAAATCTGATAGAGATACtgaaattttgtttccaaGAAAACTTAGTCTTACTTGGAGATGAAGTTTATCAGCAAAATGTATACCAGGACGAACGCCCCTTCATTAGTTCTAGAAAG GTATTACTGGATATGGGTCCACCCATTAGTAAGGAGCTGCAGCTTATTTCGTTCCACACCGTGTCGAAAGGATACTGGGGAGAATGTGGACAACGGGGCGGATACTTCGAGATGACCAACATTCCTCCAAAG ACAGTCGATGAAATATATAAGATTGCTTCTATATCACTCAGCCCAAACGTTCCCGCTCAGATATTT ATGGGGTTGATGGTCAACCCACCAAAGCCTGGTGATATTTCATATGATCAGTATATTAGGGAAAG CAAGGGGATCCTTGAATCACTGAGGAGAAGAGCACGAATAATGACTGATGGATTCAATAGCTGTAGAAACGTGATATGCAATTTCACAGAAG GTGCCATGTATTCTTTCCCACAAATACGCCTCCCGCCGAGAGCCATTGAGGCTGCCAAAAAGCTGGGGAAAATGCCTGATGTTTTCTACTGTCTCAAGCTCTTAGAAGCCACTGGAATCTCCACTGTTCCAGGCTCAGGTTTTGGGCAGAAAGAAGG GGTGTTCCATTTGAGGACAACCATCTTACCTGCCGAGGAAGACATGCCTGAAATCATGGCAAGCTTCAAGAAGTTCAATGATTCATTCATGGAGGAACATGAAGACCATAGGGGCTATTCAAGAATGTGA
- the LOC111808560 gene encoding LOW QUALITY PROTEIN: protein DETOXIFICATION 29-like (The sequence of the model RefSeq protein was modified relative to this genomic sequence to represent the inferred CDS: substituted 1 base at 1 genomic stop codon), whose protein sequence is MADLSQPLLLPTEETKWIHSPESGRKETKAKFVPDGGDIPPINGARDFNREFYVEFKKLWYLAAPAVFTFICQYSFGAITQLFAGQVSTIALAAVSIENSVIAGFSFGVMLGMGSALETLCGQAYGAGQLDMMGVYMQRSWVILLSTAVILTPVYIFSAALLKLIGQTAEISEAAGMLSIWMIPQLYAYALNFPVSRFLQAQSKMMAMSVISAVALVLHTFFTWLLMVKLGWGLAGGAVVLNASWWLIVVAQIVYILSGSCGRAWSGFSWRAFQSLSGFVRLSLASAVMLCLETWYFMALILFAGYLKNAEVSINALSICTNILGWTMMVAFGINAAISVRVSNELGAGHPRTARFSLIVAVISSFVLGLIMAAVLVITKNDYPFIFSSDSAVRQIVKDLTLWLGFCIMVNNVQPVLSGVAVGAGWQAAVAYVNVGCYYAFGVPLGLLMGFMLDWGVTGIWSGMIGGTILQTCILIWMVHRTNWDTEASVAEDRIRKWGGPSISEXNHFERHTISYMQ, encoded by the exons ATGGCGGATCTCTCTCAGCCGCTTCTCTTGCCGACAGAGGAAACTAAATGGATCCACTCCCCAGAATCCGgcagaaaagaaacaaaagctaAATTCGTTCCCGACGGTGGTGATATCCCTCCGATCAACGGCGCACGTGATTTCAACAGAGAGTTCTATGTTGAATTCAAGAAGCTCTGGTATCTAGCAGCTCCGGCGGTGTTCACCTTCATTTGCCAATACTCTTTCGGCGCCATCACTCAACTCTTCGCCGGTCAAGTCAGTACCATCGCCCTCGCCGCCGTCTCTATCGAAAACTCCGTTATCGCCGGCTTTTCCTTCGGCGTCATG CTGGGAATGGGAAGCGCGTTGGAGACGCTATGCGGGCAGGCGTACGGGGCCGGGCAGCTGGATATGATGGGAGTGTACATGCAAAGATCGTGGGTCATCCTTCTTTCAACGGCCGTGATTCTAACTCCGGTTTACATATTTTCGGCGGCGCTTCTGAAGCTGATTGGACAGACGGCGGAGATATCGGAGGCGGCCGGAATGCTGTCGATATGGATGATCCCTCAGCTTTATGCGTACGCGCTGAACTTTCCGGTCTCCAGATTCCTGCAGGCGCAGAGCAAGATGATGGCCATGTCCGTCATATCAGCCGTGGCTTTG gTACTGCACACGTTCTTTACTTGGCTGCTGATGGTGAAGCTGGGGTGGGGATTGGCGGGTGGTGCGGTGGTGCTGAACGCGTCGTGGTGGCTGATTGTGGTGGCTCAGattgtttatatattaagTGGAAGCTGTGGGCGAGCCTGGTCCGGTTTCTCGTGGAGAGCGTTTCAAAGTCTCTCGGGATTCGTCAGACTATCTCTCGCATCCGCGGTTATGCTCTG TTTGGAGACATGGTACTTTATGGCTCTTATACTGTTCGCAGGATATTTAAAGAATGCAGAAGTTTCCATCAATGCCCTTTCTATATG CACGAACATCTTGGGATGGACGATGATGGTGGCTTTTGGAATAAATGCAGCCATAAG CGTTCGAGTGTCGAATGAATTGGGAGCAGGACATCCGAGAACAGCGAGATTTTCATTGATAGTGGCAGTGATATCGTCGTTTGTTCTTGGTCTCATTATGGCTGCTGTTTTGGTTATCACAAAGAACGATTATCCATTCATATTTTCGAGCGATTCAGCTGTGAGACAAATTGTGAAGGACCTAACTCTTTGGCTTGGTTTCTGCATTATGGTCAACAATGTGCAGCCGGTTCTATCCG GAGTGGCCGTTGGAGCTGGGTGGCAGGCTGCCGTGGCTTATGTGAATGTGGGCTGTTATTATGCGTTTGGGGTTCCTTTGGGCCTGCTAATGGGCTTCATGCTCGATTGGGGTGTTACA GGAATATGGTCTGGGATGATTGGCGGAACCATATTACAGACTTGCATTTTAATATGGATGGTTCACAGAACAAACTGGGACACAGAG GCATCTGTTGCCGAggatagaataagaaaatggGGAGGACCCTCTATTTCCGAATAGAATCACTTCGAAAGGCACACGATaagttatatgcagtaa
- the LOC111787433 gene encoding 60S ribosomal protein L27a-3, translating into MTTRFKKNRKKRGHVSAGHGRIGKHRKHPGGRGNAGGMHHHRILFDKYHPGYFGKVGMRYFHKLRNKFYCPIVNVDKIWSLIPQEVKDKASKDNVPLVDVTQFGYFKVLGKGVLPENQPIVVKAKLVSKIAEKKIKEAGGAVVLTA; encoded by the coding sequence ATGACGACTCGATTCAagaagaacaggaagaagaGAGGACATGTGAGCGCTGGTCATGGTAGAATCGGCAAACACCGAAAGCATCCTGGAGGTCGGGGAAACGCCGGAGGTATGCACCACCATCGGATTCTCTTCGATAAGTATCACCCTGGTTATTTTGGTAAAGTTGGTATGCGTTACTTCCACAAGCTTCGCAACAAGTTCTATTGCCCGATTGTCAACGTTGATAAGATCTGGTCCTTGATCCCTCAAGAAGTGAAGGATAAGGCCTCCAAAGACAACGTTCCATTGGTTGATGTCACGCAGTTCGGTTATTTCAAGGTTTTGGGCAAGGGTGTGTTGCCGGAGAATCAGCCTATTGTGGTGAAGGCCAAGCTTGTATCCAAGATCGCCGAGAAGAAGATTAAGGAGGCCGGTGGCGCGGTGGTTCTTACAGCTTAG
- the LOC111809853 gene encoding LOW QUALITY PROTEIN: protein DETOXIFICATION 31-like (The sequence of the model RefSeq protein was modified relative to this genomic sequence to represent the inferred CDS: inserted 2 bases in 1 codon) produces the protein MGSALETLCGQAYGAGQLDMMGVYMQRSWVILLSTAVILTPVYIFSAPLLKLIGQTAEISEAAGVLSIWMIPQLYAYALNFPVSKFLQAQSKMMAMSVIAAVALVLHTFFTWLLMLKLKWGLAGXVLNLSWWVIVVAKIVYALSGSCGRAWSGFSSKAFQNLWGFGKLSLASAVMLCLEIWYYVALILFAGYLKNANVSIDALSICVNILGWTVMISVGKNAAISVRVSNELGAAHPRTARFSVVVAVISSLVLGLILAAILIITKNSYPFLFTNDSAVRHIVKNLTPLLGFCIIINNVQPVLSGFASIFIRD, from the exons ATGGGAAGCGCGTTGGAGACGCTATGCGGGCAGGCGTACGGGGCCGGGCAGCTGGATATGATGGGAGTGTACATGCAAAGATCGTGGGTCATCCTTCTTTCAACGGCCGTGATTCTAACTCCGGTTTACATATTTTCGGCGCCGCTTCTGAAGCTGATTGGACAGACGGCGGAGATATCGGAGGCGGCCGGAGTGCTGTCGATATGGATGATCCCTCAGCTTTATGCGTACGCGCTGAACTTTCCCGTCTCCAAATTTCTGCAGGCTCAGAGCAAAATGATGGCGATGTCAGTGATAGCGGCTGTGGCTTTG GTACTGCACACGTTCTTTACTTGGCTGCTGATGCTGAAGTTGAAGTGGGGACTGGCGGG GGTGCTGAACCTGTCGTGGTGGGTCATTGTGGTGGCTAAGATTGTTTACGCACTAAGTGGGAGCTGTGGGCGAGCCTGGTCCGGTTTCTCGTCCAAAGCCTTTCAGAATCTTTGGGGTTTTGGCAAACTATCTCTTGCTTCAGCTGTCATGCTCTG TTTAGAGATATGGTATTATGTGGCTCTCATACTATTTGCGGGATATCTAAAGAATGCAAATGTTTCCATCGATGCCCTTTCTATATG TGTGAACATCTTAGGATGGACGGTGATGATCTCCGTTGGAAAAAATGCAGCGATAAG CGTTCGAGTGTCGAATGAATTGGGCGCAGCACATCCAAGAACAGCAAGATTTTCAGTGGTAGTGGCTGTAATATCGTCATTAGTTCTTGGTCTGATTCTGGCGGCTATTCTGATTATCACCAAGAACAGTTATCCATTCTTATTTACGAACGATTCAGCTGTGAGACACATTGTGAAGAACCTTACTCCTTTGCTTGGTTTctgcatcatcatcaacaatgTGCAGCCTGTTTTATCCGGTTTTGCTTCTATTTTTATTCGTGACTAA